DNA from Daucus carota subsp. sativus chromosome 1, DH1 v3.0, whole genome shotgun sequence:
CCTGGGTGGGCTGTCAACCCGAGTCCTACATTTGGAATTCAAAATTGGCCTTGAATATAAACTTTTGGGAGATGCCCATATCAAAACCTTGCAACTTTGGCCTAGACCGGACAAGTTTATACAAATGCTAGAGTTAAGGTGTGTTTTTTCTGCAAACTTTATAATCGGAGCTGATCACGACCACCATTCCCACCTGTTAACAACGCAACAGAAAGCTTATTGACCTCAGGGCTACAGCTCCTTCAAATATTGAACAGAAGTTAGTTTCAGGTCAGTTAACTACTGCAAAatagatttaaatatttatctcTTTGTCATCATAACATAAACTTAAAACAGGgttatattatgttattaataatatactaatcATTGAAAAGTAATAATGGAGGGGAACTGGGGTCAATGGTAGTATGTTGTCATTTTGTCATTAtacaataaataaaactaaGGAGTCCAgttatctatataatataacagCTGCCCATCAGTCCAAATTTGTAGttgtcaaaaattattttagtaataCAGATTAAATTATTGAATACTAAACAGTATTACACGATTTGGTAGAGCAGCCAAAGAAGACTTTGCTCTGTGCACAGTGCAGTGCTTCTTCATTTGAAATACTAATGCAAAATTGTTCTgataagaataaaaataaatgtagtTTACTTCGGTCATTAAAAgatctaaataaataataaagtcTCCGTTCCTGTTTTGTGGCTTAAATTGTTATCAAGGTCACAAAACTTGACGCTTGAGTAGAATAGTCACAAATCGTTTGGCTAGGTAAAAGTCGACAAGTGGttcattatacatatttttatttaataaaatatataatataacgaAACACATcagtttcataatttaaatcaaaagtaatagaataataatttcaaattaaatacttTTTAATAACATTTAAATACCAAATATCAAAATTGCCTAAGCAAATAGTAGTGATGACAAAGTCATTCATGTTCATCTCGATTGTGTATTGTTATTGGTTAGATTCAACAATGATACATCATGATCATGATACAAGGCTGTTGATGTCGGAGTACCTTCACGAAGACTCGATGACTAGTCTTCTTCGTGTTAGTAACAGCGTCTCGTATCATCACAAATTTACAACTGCACACAGATACGATCACATAGTAGTACTAGACCAATGCAAAAATTAACTGCCATTTCTTGACATCTTCACAGGAATATACACTACATTGATCATTAACTCATCACAACCTTGAAGGAAAAAATTCACGAAATGTGAGTAAACTCCCACAAATAATCATATCGTTTCATGGCCTTGAACGTTCTTGCCTTTTTTTCGTCTGCAGCATCTGATGAGGGGGCGAAGGACTATACTGAAAATCCATCAAATTGTCACCGCTAACATATATTACCCTAAAAATGTCATACTTGAAATCAAGAGACAAGCCTTTCAGGTACGGAACGATGACATCTTTGATGTCTGACTTGAGAATATACGAATAACAAGATTGTAGTGATTTCCATACAAAGAAGTTCAAAATAAATTCATCAGCTACTGCATTCTTACTGTTCTGATATTTTTTCAGGCACACCCCTGATGTTACCCCATCCATGGAAAGGAAGCTAGATTTGAAGGTAGCTAAAATTGTATAGGAAAGGTCGAGTTGTGATATATTCTCATCCGCCGTATGAGCTATAATACTGAATGAAACAGTGTCCCCAGTGGAGAATCTGGCAGATGCTGAGCCAGTTTTCGATTCTCCAGCATAGGTCTCGAAGAAGCTGTAGTCCATTAAAACAGCCATGCTTGATATATTTGTCAACATAGACATCTGAGATGTAATAAGAACAGAGGAATAAGAATAAAATTCGGATTCAGACATAGTGTTATTGCAATAACTGCTAGATAACTGACAAATTACTTACAATTGCAGAGTTAAGTGACCTCTTATCATTGTCGGATCTCTTCATCCATGCACCATACCACACGATCTGCGATCCATGTAGAAAACACTTAGTACATGAGgcctcacacacacacaaacacactcACAACATATCACGAAACTTACCATATTTCCATGGATGCTTTGCAGGATAGAGCTGTGGACGCAGCCAAAGGTTTCTGTCCATATCGAAAAGTGCTTGAGAGCATCCACAAGTTCATCGACAAGTACTATCTTTGGCTTAAGTACCAGTATGTTTACATCCAAGTTCCTGCTATTGAAAGGCATATAACAAGCCATACCTCAAGTCCACAACCACACTCTACTAGGTGGTTCTTTAGAAGAAATTATAGTCTAAGTTGAGAAGCAAAAGTATAGAGTTTTGAAAGTTACTACTGTGTGAGTTGAGATGCCAGGTTCTATATATACCCAAACTGGATGGACACTGCCTCACAAGATGTTTCCACAGCGTTGCATGTTGACGAGTGACCCGAATTTAATAGTATTGCATTCTTTTTTGTTGAAGAAAGGACTTATTTGAATTTCAACTAAACAAAGGCAAGACCAAGTCTACTTTGGCTTCTCAGACAGAGGGATCAGCTGAGGGGCctcaaaattaacttttattactccataaaaataatgttttaattattaaaaaatagattAACAGAAAAATGTATACTTCAACACATTCCTATATGACTCTGGTAAGTTCTCTCATCAGAAACCTTAAAACACATCCTCCAAGTTTTCTATTCATATTttgtttgcagaacatatttgaATCCCAATAAACtgtgattttataaataaaattttgtatctaGCAAGAGTCTAAAAATCGTATGACGTATTCAGCAAATATTATTATTCGGGAATAATTCTTGAATATTTCGATTATAATCTTTAGTTTAACAACGGAATTCGGTTGATTGCTGCCTTACGTAAAATTATCAGCTACTTTAATTCACTCGTGTATAGTCTCGTGGTACGGgcaggggtggcaatttcgggtaacgggtcgtgttcgtgtcagcaatcgggtcgatttcgggtcaacctaaaatcacttaaaattgaataaaaccaaaaattgaagttattacaaatgaaattctagtttcgggtcatttcgggtccatttcgggtctgtcgggtgattttcgggtcactttcgggtttctgtctcagtaaatcgggtttcgggttgggtcgggttcgtgtcgggtttcgggtcgtgtctgatattgccaccctGCGTGGTACACAACTCAGTGGCAAGTACACGTCTGGCTTGACTGGTATccttatattcaattatttacGCGTATACCCCACCTTTCTCAATACTACAGTCTAAATTTAGTTGACTgatgttattattttttactgGCCTCTCATCCGTGTAATctactgattttttttaataatatgtatgtatattatatattctccGATTTAActttatatcaaaattaaatttgattctTTCAACAATAATATCAAAGTATTTCTTTCAATAATAAATGAGAAATgagttaattattaaatatctaGAGTATCTCCAGCAGTATTGTAACTGGgttttctaaatatataataaaaaattcatttttttaaaatgatgacTCGATATGAAATgacaattataataataatctcTATTTGTGTTCtcagttattattattatattaaattcaaaatcttAGAAtgatgaatgtgagaaatagtGGACAAggtattgaatttttaattattaaaatttaaattaccattACCCTGTGTATGAGAAATGAAaagtgaattttaaaaatttagaaaatcaagtttgATAAAGTATGGGATCCCGATTGGAATGATTTTGACTATCTATTTATCACTAAAAAATCTTCTCCCACGGTAAATTCTTATAACATACTCAATAATattattgaaagcacaagtagAACGGCCTACAAAAATGTTTCTCTGGTCAGGCTGCAGCTAGGAGCTAGCACAACTTGAACGTCCGCTTTTCTTGCAAAAACTAAGATCgattatcaaaatttgcaaGGGCTCCTGCAACTTCGAGTCATTCATgcacataattattttttgttattttaaattaattaagtttgtttacaaatttagagttgtATATAAATTCTGGATATTCCCAGACAAACCTAGCTTGGACCGGCAAAACCAAAAGCTTAGGAACACTATTTTAAGTAAATACTAACACTATTTCTGTTTAGGTAAGAACAGATTTACGAGTGAATGTCGTTAGACGTAGGCGTGTAAGGTACCAAAGCCACAACTCAAGTTAGGAATGCAAGtgatttttatgaaatttatgGTACTTGTCTGCTCAAAACCAGATTTTTTTGAAGTATCATGTTTAATCCTatctatgaaaatatatttctttgatCCTATTTCTAGAACAAATAActaaaaaacaattataaagaataacaaaaagaaaaggtGTTATTTTCTGAAAacacaaaataatgtataatcTTTGATCTATGGATCTGATGAAGCATCAAAATTAGTTATTTTGATTGTCATGTGCTCTTAGAGCATTTTCAACAGGGTATTTCAtgtattaattgattttattttaaaaataataacttaattctattttaagttattagaaatgaaaatATATCACTTCAATATGATAACGGGCTCTATTTATATACAAgaagaatatattattagatttgagttttttttacataatatttatatttttttatttataatatataataataatttttagccAAGTTTAAATAGGGGGACCTTGTATATCAAATCAGCCATGGCTGCTGCCATACCGAAAACAAGGCTACCCGAATGAATACGGCAAAGCTTGGTGATCACACACTTGTCCCTATTCTCTACCTCTGCCTTCTCGTTAGGCAACTTGAATGACCAACAATCATTCTCTTATAGTTCTTCCAAGAAATGAGTGTTCTCcagtaagtgtatatatatgtgcacaAAGTCCATGAATTGGTCTCAACCTCTATCATACATTACATACAGGTTCAAGTAGTACTAGAAGGTAATCATAACAAAATATGGCAAGTGCTGCTGCTCGGTTGGCTAGCAAACTCCTGCGTCCTGGCGTTTTACAACCCAAGATTGAATTGCACGAGACATCAACTCAGACTCCTTTCTCAGCTGTTGCCCCTTGCCGACGCTTTGATCAGTCTCCAGTTATAGTCTCCAGAATCCAGCCTCAGATAAACCTCGAAACCATATTCGAGGAAGAATCTACATGCTGCATATCAAAAGTCACTTGATAATAGTATGCGGCAGAGACAGCATCTATTACTACCGCCATGTTTGACCTAGTAGAGAACGACATGTACTAGCTTTTCTTGAATCTGTATTTGATTCAAGCAGATGTTCGAGTTCCATTATTCATTGCTTGTATAATCAATTATCTAGTATGACAATGTATAACCACCAAAGTAACCTGTTTGTCGGTATGAAGATTCTCAAATTATAGATGAAACTAGAATCAACACTTAGCCCTTAATATAAGCTCCACAGATCTGtatttctaaattataattGTTTCACACTGCATTGGCTACCTCATCAATTACGTATTGGAACCATGAGATAAATGTTAGCTTCACTCATGCGATGGATAGACGGCAACTACAATTTTATACGACAAAAACTAATATAGAGAGAGCTAGAGAGATTGCGTGAGGAAAAGCAAATTATACTAAAGGCAAGAAAGTGATTGAGCAATGTAGCAACACCATTCATCAGTTGGCGGTTAAGCAATTGTTGTTAACATCTGCAACTTAACATTTTAAGTTGAGCAATTGTGATCGTCAGATCAAGCTGGAATAGTCTACCTCCAAATCTGTATCTATCATCCGACTCTGTCAATTATAATAGCTTACAACCTACAAAACGGCAACATAAATTGGGTGATTATATAGCACATTTATTATAAAGCACTAATATGCGAGTGAAATGTGCCCATAAAAGATagcaaaataaacaaattatct
Protein-coding regions in this window:
- the LOC108212375 gene encoding uncharacterized protein LOC108212375; this translates as MACYMPFNSRNLDVNILVLKPKIVLVDELVDALKHFSIWTETFGCVHSSILQSIHGNMIVWYGAWMKRSDNDKRSLNSAIMSMLTNISSMAVLMDYSFFETYAGESKTGSASARFSTGDTVSFSIIAHTADENISQLDLSYTILATFKSSFLSMDGVTSGVCLKKYQNSKNAVADEFILNFFVWKSLQSCYSYILKSDIKDVIVPYLKGLSLDFKYDIFRVIYVSGDNLMDFQYSPSPPHQMLQTKKRQERSRP